The Comamonas resistens genomic sequence GTTTTCAAAAGCTGCTTCAGGATCGCTTTCTGCTTTGGTGTCAGGTTCTCTAACTCGTCCTTGTCGTACAGAGTGAAGAGCCAAAACTGCGGACCACCGCTCCACCAGTAGTAGATGACCCGTAACCCGCCGCGAGTTCCTTTGCCTCTGCGTGGATCACCATGGCGCACCTTGCGCAGCCCGCCGGTGCCTTCGATCATGTCGCCCGCTTCAGGGTTCTTGAGCAAGCGCTCTTGGAACTCCTTGAACTCGTCATCGTTGAGGTAGGTGGCTCTGTTTCGCTCGAAGGCAGGCAATTCAACGAAGACGGCTTTCATTTGGATTATTGTACGCAAGTTGCGTATCTTTTGAGGAGAAAGGCACCGAACCATTTTTTGAGCGCCTGCTAAAATTTGCGATACATGTATCTCAAAAGGTGGCGCTATGGCCGTTTCACTACGTTTGCCTGAAGACCTGAGTCAGCGCCTGAGCAATTTGGCAGCGCAAACAGGCCGCTCCAAGACCTTCTACATGCTCGAAGCCATCAAGCAGCACATTGATGACCTGGAAGACTTGTACCTGGCAGAGCAGCGCTTGCTGGACGTGCGTGCTGGGCGCGCGGTGACG encodes the following:
- a CDS encoding type II toxin-antitoxin system RelE/ParE family toxin, with protein sequence MKAVFVELPAFERNRATYLNDDEFKEFQERLLKNPEAGDMIEGTGGLRKVRHGDPRRGKGTRGGLRVIYYWWSGGPQFWLFTLYDKDELENLTPKQKAILKQLLKTELEARK
- the relB gene encoding type II toxin-antitoxin system RelB family antitoxin codes for the protein MAVSLRLPEDLSQRLSNLAAQTGRSKTFYMLEAIKQHIDDLEDLYLAEQRLLDVRAGRAVTHSIDDVERSLGLAH